From one Lycium ferocissimum isolate CSIRO_LF1 chromosome 5, AGI_CSIRO_Lferr_CH_V1, whole genome shotgun sequence genomic stretch:
- the LOC132057821 gene encoding uncharacterized protein LOC132057821, with translation MTVKETEAATFGAHQLQGIANTWYESWELSRGEDAPDATWDEFTSAFLDHFMPIEVREAKAEQFLKLKQNGRSVQDHYLEFVSLAKHAPHMVPDMRVRVRRFVGGLDSHLYDGANILYENGGMTISKMASVGQSTYTHPICGKCNRRHSGECRVGTDACFRCGQKGHFQKDYPSARQGTGDNVTQSINSAAPRHNQAQQGRGTTRSGEYGGGRTVCMH, from the exons ATGACAGTTAAAGAAACTGAAGCAGCTACTTTTGGAGCTCATCAGCTACAGGGCATTGCCAACACTTGGTATGAATCTTGGGAATTATCCCGAGGTGAGGATGCACCTGACGCTACATGGGATGAATTTACAAGCGCATTCCTGGACCACTTTATGCCAATAGAAGTCAGAGAGGCTAAGGCTGAGCAATTTCTAAAGCTGAAGCAGAATGGCAGGTCAGTTCAGGACCACTATTTAGAATTTGTCAGTCTGGCTAAGCATGCTCCACATATGGTACCGGATATGAGGGTGAGAGTGAGGAGGTTTGTTGGAGGACTTGATTCCCATTTGTATGATGGGGCCAACATTCTTTACGAGAATGGGGGAATGACCATctccaagatg GCTAGTGTGGGTCAGTCGACTTATACTCATCCGATATGCGGCAAGTGTAACAGGAGACACTCAGGTGAGTGTCGTGTGGGTACTGATGCCTGCTTTAGATGTGGTCAGAAGGGTCATTTTCAAAAAGACTATCCATCAGCCAGACAGGGTACTGGAGATAATGTGACACAGTCCATAAATTCAGCAGCTCCTCGTCACAATCAGGCCCAGCAGGGGCGTGGCACGACAAGGTCCGGCGAATACGGCGGTGGTCGAACCGTTTGTATGCATTGA